The Aliiroseovarius pelagivivens genome contains a region encoding:
- a CDS encoding substrate-binding domain-containing protein, with translation MSFVKLTASTLAIAAVSATAATARDQVQVAGSSTVLPYASIVAEAFGENFDFPTPVVESGGSSAGLKRFCEGVGENTIDIANASRAIKDKEIKACAEAGVADIVEVRIGYDGIVFASQIDGPDFSAFEPADIYNALGAQVVVDGKLVDNAHAQWADFNADLPAVDIAAFIPGTKHGTREVFEVKVMEAGCKATGAYDAFLAVAEGDDDKAKGKAAAKMCYKVRTDGKSVDIDGDYTETLASIDANKDGIGIFGLAFYENNTDTLNVATMSGVVPSTESIATGEYPVSRPLYFYIKKAHIGVIPGLKEFAEFFVADEIAGPDGPLAEYGLVADPELAATQAMVAAEDVLTN, from the coding sequence ATGTCCTTCGTGAAACTGACCGCCTCAACCCTGGCGATCGCTGCCGTTTCCGCTACTGCCGCTACCGCCCGTGATCAGGTGCAGGTTGCTGGTTCCTCGACCGTTCTGCCCTATGCTTCGATTGTTGCTGAAGCTTTCGGCGAAAACTTCGACTTTCCGACCCCCGTTGTTGAATCGGGCGGCTCTTCGGCTGGTCTGAAGCGCTTCTGTGAGGGTGTCGGCGAGAACACCATCGACATTGCCAACGCATCGCGCGCCATCAAGGACAAAGAAATCAAGGCTTGTGCCGAAGCAGGCGTCGCCGACATTGTCGAAGTCCGCATCGGTTACGATGGCATCGTATTTGCCTCGCAGATCGACGGCCCGGACTTCTCGGCTTTCGAACCCGCTGACATCTATAACGCACTGGGTGCTCAGGTTGTTGTAGACGGCAAGTTGGTCGACAACGCACACGCTCAGTGGGCTGACTTCAACGCCGACCTGCCGGCCGTTGACATCGCTGCTTTCATTCCCGGCACCAAGCACGGCACTCGTGAAGTGTTCGAAGTGAAGGTGATGGAAGCTGGCTGTAAAGCCACCGGCGCTTACGACGCGTTCCTAGCTGTCGCTGAAGGCGACGACGACAAAGCCAAGGGCAAAGCCGCTGCCAAGATGTGCTACAAAGTGCGCACCGATGGCAAATCGGTCGACATCGACGGAGATTACACCGAGACGCTGGCCTCGATCGACGCCAACAAAGACGGCATCGGCATCTTCGGTCTGGCTTTCTATGAAAACAACACCGACACGCTGAACGTGGCGACAATGTCGGGCGTTGTACCGTCGACTGAATCGATTGCTACCGGCGAATACCCGGTGTCGCGTCCGCTGTATTTCTACATCAAAAAAGCGCATATCGGCGTGATCCCGGGCCTGAAAGAATTCGCTGAATTCTTCGTGGCAGACGAGATTGCTGGCCCCGATGGTCCGCTGGCTGAATACGGTCTGGTTGCGGATCCGGAACTGGCTGCGACGCAAGCCATGGTTGCTGCTGAAGACGTGCTGACCAACTAA
- a CDS encoding DUF6456 domain-containing protein: protein MQNSFGTEIDCKSIMNWLPNEVQTYLKHTEEGESIRAIARNMGVHASTVLRQVRKTEARRDDPLVDSLLSRLGDELRDQSQQRATFSFQSSDKDPMTPHLTRVLRALSTPDTSLVVAEGVETAVVLKTGPEEDPTAIAKAPVSVVELMALLDWIQGGAKGRVVRYQITQSGRQAFNKLLAQQEARATGFSESQTAFLSGKGGIAVQAVGDHSKRRSRSARRNPRSAGTESPVRVLARKRQKDKPYLGADLVMAAERLNRDFALGQLEHSETQGGWSAWMRDGVDSLSVDPASHRSDRKLDARRRFAAAIKAIGPELAELAVAVCCHEKGMECVERELLMPARSGKYMLRIALKYLARHYDGQSGDDHELIY, encoded by the coding sequence ATGCAAAACTCATTCGGGACTGAAATCGACTGCAAGTCCATCATGAACTGGTTGCCCAACGAGGTTCAAACCTATCTGAAACATACCGAAGAGGGTGAATCCATCCGAGCGATCGCCCGCAATATGGGGGTCCACGCGTCAACTGTACTGCGCCAAGTGCGCAAGACGGAAGCGCGCCGGGATGATCCTTTGGTGGACTCGCTTTTGTCGCGCCTGGGGGATGAGTTGCGTGATCAATCGCAACAAAGGGCGACATTCTCGTTTCAGTCTTCAGACAAAGACCCGATGACACCGCATCTGACCCGTGTGCTTCGAGCGTTGTCGACCCCTGATACAAGCCTTGTGGTCGCAGAAGGCGTTGAAACGGCGGTCGTGCTGAAAACCGGGCCAGAGGAAGACCCGACAGCCATCGCAAAAGCCCCCGTCAGTGTGGTTGAATTGATGGCGCTATTGGATTGGATCCAGGGCGGTGCCAAAGGTCGTGTCGTTCGCTATCAAATCACGCAATCTGGACGTCAGGCTTTCAACAAATTGTTAGCCCAGCAAGAGGCACGTGCGACAGGATTTTCTGAAAGCCAGACGGCCTTCTTGTCAGGAAAGGGTGGGATCGCTGTTCAGGCCGTTGGCGATCATTCTAAGCGGCGATCAAGATCGGCGCGACGCAATCCGCGCTCTGCAGGCACCGAAAGCCCGGTCCGGGTATTGGCGCGCAAACGCCAAAAAGACAAACCTTATCTTGGCGCAGATCTCGTCATGGCAGCGGAACGCCTAAATCGGGATTTTGCCCTTGGTCAGCTTGAGCATTCGGAAACGCAAGGGGGATGGTCAGCTTGGATGCGGGATGGAGTGGACAGCCTGTCTGTAGATCCTGCCAGTCATCGCTCAGATCGAAAACTGGATGCGCGCCGCAGGTTTGCCGCCGCCATAAAGGCGATTGGTCCGGAACTGGCAGAGTTGGCTGTGGCGGTTTGCTGTCATGAAAAGGGTATGGAATGTGTTGAGCGCGAGTTGTTGATGCCGGCCAGGTCCGGCAAGTACATGCTTCGGATCGCGCTTAAATACCTTGCGCGCCACTATGATGGTCAATCGGGCGATGATCACGAGCTTATCTATTGA
- a CDS encoding MgtC/SapB family protein produces MTPEAITLDVAAINLTVAVILGALVGSERQVRQRMAGLRTNALVSLGAAGFVVFAALFPHEVSPTRVAAQVVSGIGFLGAGIIFRHGFTVHGLNTAATLWCSAAIGVMAGVGAVGFAALMCGLIIFVNLGLRPLVKFLKRKTRAGQPLLLEFRLWITCRSKHENKVRSTIVHKLALPGLALVSIDVTENGDESTLEVLVNVEDNSDSLIKTAVAPLMLDSNIRSLSWESANDD; encoded by the coding sequence ATGACACCAGAAGCCATCACATTGGACGTGGCCGCCATAAACCTGACAGTGGCGGTGATTTTGGGCGCGTTGGTTGGGTCAGAACGGCAGGTACGTCAACGCATGGCGGGATTGCGGACCAATGCACTTGTGTCGCTTGGCGCGGCGGGATTCGTCGTCTTTGCTGCCCTTTTCCCGCATGAGGTCAGCCCAACGCGTGTCGCCGCGCAAGTGGTATCCGGCATTGGCTTTCTGGGCGCAGGAATCATCTTTCGTCATGGCTTTACCGTTCATGGTCTGAACACGGCAGCGACTCTTTGGTGTTCGGCCGCAATCGGCGTCATGGCAGGTGTCGGAGCCGTTGGGTTTGCTGCGTTGATGTGCGGATTGATCATTTTTGTGAATCTTGGCCTGCGCCCCTTGGTGAAATTCCTGAAACGTAAAACCCGTGCGGGCCAGCCATTACTTTTGGAGTTTCGGCTGTGGATTACCTGTCGTTCTAAGCATGAAAACAAGGTGCGCTCGACCATTGTGCACAAGCTTGCCCTGCCGGGTTTAGCTCTTGTGTCGATCGACGTGACAGAAAACGGTGACGAGAGCACGCTAGAGGTGTTGGTCAATGTGGAAGACAACAGCGACAGTCTGATCAAGACGGCTGTGGCTCCGTTGATGCTTGATTCCAACATCCGATCGCTGTCGTGGGAATCTGCCAACGACGACTAA
- a CDS encoding trimethylamine methyltransferase family protein, which yields MAEARTRRRGGGGAARRAERTAVNFECAKFITRNIPNLEILNEEAMEIIEYNAETVLEEIGVNFVENPAALARWKDAGADVDGERVRIPRGLARELCKTAPSSFTQHARNPERSVEIGGKNMVLAPVYGPPFVRDADGGRRYATIEDFRNFVRLGYMSKWLHHSGGTVCEPTDVPVNKRHLDMLHAHMTLSDKPYMGSVTAPERAQDSVDMSGILFGKDFVQQNTVMTSLININSPMQFDDVMMGALEVFAANNQASIISPFIVGGAMAPVSVAGTLTQVLAEVLAGVAYSQLIRKGAPVIAGTFVSSIDMNSGAPTFGTPEAANVTYGAGQLFRRLGLPYRSAGSFNGSKLPDAQAAYETANSLNTGLLSGVNFMLHSAGWLEGGLVSSFEKFVMDADQLGVLHGIAKGVEVDVNGQAMDAIREVGPGGHYLGCDHTQQNFKSAFWRSELLDYKPYETWEEEGARDTQALATEKVKKMLSDYQEPTLDPGIAEGLKDYIAEKKASMPDAFT from the coding sequence ATGGCCGAGGCTCGAACACGCCGCCGTGGTGGCGGAGGTGCCGCCCGTCGCGCTGAACGTACTGCTGTCAATTTTGAATGTGCAAAGTTCATCACGCGCAACATCCCGAATCTCGAAATCCTCAATGAAGAGGCGATGGAGATCATCGAATACAACGCGGAAACCGTGCTGGAAGAGATTGGCGTTAACTTCGTCGAGAACCCAGCCGCTCTTGCGCGCTGGAAAGACGCTGGCGCTGATGTAGACGGTGAACGCGTGCGCATTCCGCGTGGTTTGGCGCGCGAGCTGTGCAAGACAGCCCCGTCCAGCTTCACTCAGCATGCTCGCAACCCAGAGCGGAGTGTCGAGATTGGTGGCAAGAACATGGTTCTGGCCCCGGTCTATGGTCCGCCCTTCGTACGCGACGCTGATGGCGGTCGCCGCTATGCCACGATCGAGGATTTCCGCAACTTCGTGCGTCTGGGCTATATGTCCAAATGGCTGCACCACTCGGGCGGCACAGTGTGTGAACCGACCGACGTACCGGTGAATAAACGTCACCTGGACATGTTGCACGCCCACATGACCCTGTCGGACAAGCCCTACATGGGTTCGGTCACGGCGCCTGAACGTGCGCAGGACAGTGTCGACATGTCCGGTATTCTGTTCGGTAAAGACTTCGTACAGCAGAACACCGTGATGACCTCGCTTATCAACATCAACTCGCCGATGCAGTTCGACGATGTGATGATGGGGGCACTGGAAGTGTTCGCGGCCAACAACCAAGCCTCGATCATTTCGCCGTTCATCGTGGGCGGCGCAATGGCGCCCGTATCGGTCGCTGGTACGCTGACGCAGGTTCTGGCCGAGGTTCTGGCCGGCGTGGCCTACAGCCAGCTGATCCGCAAAGGCGCGCCGGTGATTGCCGGGACCTTTGTAAGCTCGATCGACATGAACTCGGGTGCGCCCACTTTTGGCACTCCGGAAGCGGCCAACGTGACCTATGGGGCGGGGCAGCTGTTCCGCCGTCTGGGCCTGCCATATCGTTCGGCCGGGTCGTTCAACGGATCGAAACTGCCTGACGCACAGGCGGCCTATGAAACCGCAAACAGCCTGAACACTGGCCTTCTGTCCGGCGTGAACTTCATGCTGCACTCGGCCGGTTGGCTGGAAGGCGGGCTTGTGTCGTCGTTCGAGAAGTTCGTGATGGATGCCGATCAACTGGGCGTGCTGCATGGCATCGCCAAGGGTGTCGAAGTGGACGTGAATGGGCAAGCCATGGACGCGATCCGCGAAGTAGGGCCGGGTGGTCATTATCTTGGCTGTGACCACACGCAACAAAACTTCAAATCGGCTTTCTGGCGTTCTGAGTTACTGGACTACAAACCCTACGAGACCTGGGAAGAGGAAGGCGCGCGCGACACGCAGGCGCTTGCCACCGAGAAGGTCAAGAAGATGCTGTCCGACTATCAGGAACCGACGCTGGATCCGGGGATTGCAGAGGGTCTGAAGGACTATATCGCCGAGAAGAAAGCATCGATGCCGGACGCGTTTACGTAA
- a CDS encoding putative quinol monooxygenase, protein MTQTPNIVLTGHIDVPEDRLEAVRAALPAHIALTRAEPGCLSFLVVEDRCHPGRFNVSERFTDRASFDAHQERMKASNWAQITAGIPRHYSVTEVAS, encoded by the coding sequence ATGACACAGACACCGAACATCGTTCTGACCGGCCACATCGACGTGCCTGAAGACCGCCTTGAGGCCGTACGCGCCGCTTTGCCAGCACATATAGCGCTGACGCGCGCCGAACCCGGCTGCTTGTCCTTTCTGGTGGTCGAAGATCGCTGTCACCCCGGTCGCTTCAACGTCTCGGAACGTTTTACGGATCGCGCTTCCTTTGACGCCCATCAGGAACGTATGAAAGCATCCAACTGGGCACAAATCACAGCTGGCATCCCGCGCCACTATTCAGTGACCGAGGTCGCTTCGTGA
- a CDS encoding ATPase, translating to MIYQTAQDWQNAPHKRVLFFGMSGLGKTYLSNLLRDQGDWFHYSIDYRIGTRYMGEHIADNFKAEAMKVPFLRELLMSDSIRITSKISFENLSPVATYLGKPGNVEKGGLPIDEYRRRQEQFKAAEISALMDTSAFIDRAERIYGYPHFICDSGGSICEWIDPALGEHDPILAELSKHCLLVWLRGDAAHTQKLVERFDRAPKPMAYQPEFLARVWGEYLNEFNVKEDDIDPDAFIRWTYAQALNHRQPLYEHMARYGVSLCAHEVAQIKSPQDFDRMISAAIDAH from the coding sequence ATGATCTATCAAACCGCTCAGGACTGGCAAAACGCTCCGCATAAACGCGTGCTGTTTTTCGGCATGTCTGGTCTGGGCAAGACGTATTTGTCCAACCTTCTGCGCGACCAAGGCGACTGGTTTCACTATTCGATCGATTATCGCATTGGCACCCGTTACATGGGCGAACATATCGCGGACAACTTTAAAGCCGAAGCGATGAAGGTGCCTTTCCTGCGCGAGCTTCTGATGTCGGATTCGATCCGCATCACATCCAAGATCAGCTTTGAAAATCTGTCCCCCGTCGCGACCTATCTGGGCAAACCCGGCAACGTCGAAAAAGGCGGGCTGCCCATTGATGAATATCGTCGTCGGCAAGAGCAGTTCAAAGCGGCTGAGATTTCGGCCCTGATGGACACCTCTGCCTTCATTGATCGCGCCGAGCGCATCTATGGCTATCCGCATTTCATCTGCGACAGCGGGGGCTCTATCTGTGAATGGATTGACCCTGCACTCGGGGAACATGATCCCATTCTGGCTGAACTCAGCAAACACTGCCTGCTGGTCTGGCTAAGGGGTGACGCAGCGCACACGCAAAAGCTGGTCGAGCGATTTGACCGCGCGCCCAAGCCAATGGCGTATCAGCCAGAGTTCCTTGCGCGTGTTTGGGGTGAATATCTGAACGAATTCAATGTCAAAGAAGATGATATTGATCCTGACGCCTTCATCCGCTGGACCTATGCACAGGCCCTCAATCATCGCCAGCCGCTTTATGAACACATGGCGCGCTATGGCGTGTCCCTCTGCGCCCATGAAGTCGCCCAGATCAAGTCCCCACAGGACTTCGACCGGATGATCTCTGCGGCCATTGACGCGCACTAA
- a CDS encoding DMT family transporter, with protein MTPTARAAIWMSGAIGSFSVMALAGRAVSLQLDTFELMLYRSFVGLSIILAVLTMTGRWHMVSRRNLGLHFTRNLAHFAGQNLWFYALTLIPLAQVFALEFTSPLWVVFLAPFLLGERLTLSQILCVASGFVGILIITAPTLFEPATTTGTLAAALSAICFALTAVFTRKLTRDHSTLSILFWLTSMQLGLGLICSGVDGSIAVPHGLNILWLFVIGCAGLLAHTCLTLALSLAPASVVIPIDFTRLPLIALAGAVFYDEPIGIALIIGGVIIVAANIVSIRLSDNRRSA; from the coding sequence GTGACCCCAACCGCCCGCGCCGCAATCTGGATGAGCGGTGCCATTGGGTCATTTTCAGTCATGGCCTTGGCCGGGCGTGCGGTCAGCTTGCAGTTGGATACGTTCGAACTGATGCTGTACCGGTCATTTGTCGGGCTCAGCATCATTCTAGCCGTTCTGACCATGACAGGTCGCTGGCACATGGTCTCGCGCCGGAATCTTGGCCTGCATTTCACCCGCAATCTAGCCCACTTCGCGGGGCAAAATCTGTGGTTCTATGCGCTGACTTTAATTCCCTTGGCACAAGTTTTCGCGTTGGAGTTCACATCGCCGCTTTGGGTCGTGTTTCTGGCCCCCTTTCTGTTGGGTGAACGTCTGACGCTTTCGCAAATCCTTTGCGTTGCCAGCGGCTTTGTCGGAATACTAATCATCACGGCACCAACTCTCTTTGAACCGGCGACCACGACAGGCACATTGGCGGCAGCTCTTTCCGCGATCTGCTTTGCCCTGACGGCCGTCTTTACGCGCAAGTTAACCCGAGATCATTCCACCCTATCGATCCTGTTTTGGCTGACCAGCATGCAGTTGGGTCTCGGCCTTATCTGTTCTGGAGTGGATGGTTCGATTGCTGTACCTCACGGCTTGAACATTCTCTGGCTGTTTGTCATCGGCTGTGCCGGACTGTTGGCCCATACCTGTCTGACACTGGCTTTGTCGCTTGCACCAGCATCTGTCGTTATCCCAATCGACTTCACCCGACTTCCTTTGATCGCTCTGGCCGGAGCAGTTTTCTATGATGAACCCATCGGGATTGCGCTGATCATCGGTGGCGTCATCATCGTTGCAGCGAACATCGTCAGCATCCGATTGTCAGACAACCGACGCTCTGCGTGA
- the guaA gene encoding glutamine-hydrolyzing GMP synthase, which translates to MTDQSHDRLLIIDFGSQVTQLIARRLRELNVYCEIHPYQNVTMEFVREMAPKAVIFSGGPDSVTREGSPRAPQEIFDYGVPILGICYGQQTMMTQLGGKVESGHGTAEFGRAYVTQKGQLDLLDGWFADGDEQVWMSHGDHVSEIAPGFEVYGTSPNAPFAITADTERHFYAVQFHPEVHHTPNGAKLYEQFVKLAGFKGDWTMGAYREEAIRQIKEQVGDKQVICGLSGGVDSSVAAVLIHEAIGDQLTCVFVDHGLLRKGEAEEVVTMFRDHYNMRLIHADEQELFLGELDGQSDPETKRKIIGKLFIDVFQKHADTIEGAEFLAQGTLYPDVIESVSFSGGPSVTIKSHHNVGGLPEKMGLKLVEPLRELFKDEVRALGRELGLPASFIGRHPFPGPGLAIRCPGEITRAKLDILREADAVYIDQIRKHGLYDEIWQAFVAILPVRTVGVMGDGRTYDYACALRAVTSVDGMTADYYPFTHEFLGETATRIINEVKGINRVTYDVTSKPPGTIEWE; encoded by the coding sequence ATGACAGATCAGAGCCACGACCGCCTTCTTATCATCGACTTCGGAAGCCAGGTGACGCAGCTGATTGCGCGTCGCCTACGCGAGCTGAACGTCTATTGTGAAATCCACCCCTATCAGAACGTCACGATGGAGTTCGTGCGCGAGATGGCACCCAAAGCGGTGATCTTCTCGGGCGGACCGGACAGCGTGACCCGCGAGGGCAGCCCACGCGCCCCGCAAGAGATTTTCGACTATGGCGTGCCGATTCTGGGCATCTGCTATGGTCAGCAGACAATGATGACCCAATTGGGCGGCAAGGTCGAAAGCGGCCATGGCACCGCTGAGTTTGGCCGCGCCTATGTGACCCAGAAAGGCCAGCTGGATCTGCTGGATGGCTGGTTCGCGGATGGTGACGAGCAGGTCTGGATGAGCCACGGCGACCATGTCTCTGAAATCGCACCGGGTTTTGAGGTCTACGGAACCTCGCCCAACGCACCGTTCGCGATCACTGCGGACACGGAACGCCACTTCTATGCCGTGCAATTCCACCCGGAAGTGCACCACACACCGAACGGCGCCAAGCTGTATGAACAGTTCGTGAAACTGGCCGGCTTCAAAGGCGACTGGACCATGGGTGCCTATCGCGAGGAAGCCATTCGTCAGATCAAGGAACAGGTCGGTGACAAACAAGTCATCTGTGGCCTGTCCGGTGGCGTAGACAGCTCGGTCGCGGCGGTTCTGATCCACGAAGCGATTGGCGATCAGCTGACCTGTGTGTTCGTGGACCACGGCCTTCTGCGCAAAGGTGAGGCCGAAGAGGTCGTCACCATGTTCCGTGACCACTACAACATGCGGCTGATTCACGCGGACGAGCAGGAACTGTTCTTGGGCGAGTTGGACGGTCAATCCGACCCCGAAACCAAGCGCAAGATTATCGGCAAGCTGTTCATCGACGTGTTCCAGAAACATGCCGATACCATCGAGGGCGCCGAGTTCCTTGCCCAAGGCACACTGTATCCGGACGTAATCGAAAGCGTCAGCTTCTCGGGCGGACCTTCGGTGACCATCAAGTCACACCACAACGTGGGTGGCTTGCCTGAAAAGATGGGTCTGAAACTGGTCGAGCCGCTGCGCGAGCTGTTCAAAGACGAAGTACGCGCCTTGGGACGCGAGCTGGGCTTGCCTGCAAGCTTCATTGGGCGCCACCCCTTCCCTGGACCGGGTCTTGCCATCCGTTGCCCGGGCGAGATTACCCGCGCCAAGCTCGACATTCTACGCGAGGCTGACGCGGTCTATATCGACCAGATCCGCAAGCATGGCCTGTATGACGAAATCTGGCAGGCCTTCGTGGCCATCCTGCCCGTGCGCACCGTAGGTGTGATGGGTGACGGACGGACCTATGACTATGCTTGTGCGCTGCGCGCAGTGACCTCGGTCGATGGCATGACGGCAGATTACTATCCGTTCACCCATGAGTTCCTTGGTGAAACCGCGACACGCATCATCAACGAGGTCAAAGGCATCAACCGCGTCACCTATGACGTGACCTCGAAGCCTCCGGGCACGATTGAGTGGGAGTAA
- a CDS encoding ATP-binding protein gives MVAHSMLDALPIPAIFIGEDSRIRRSNEQARVLLNMQIDGRHYVTALRQPSLLEQIEKSMTEGVGGQVDFLHTEAGREVVYEVHLGRIITDDARENGVLLSFMDVKSHEEAGQMRSDFVANVSHELRTPLTALTGFIETLRGPARDDEEARDRFLGIMATEGKRMNRLVADLLSLSRVEDMARIRPANSVDLCAVLNSVRNALSQTADARGVSVSIETELEPPVLVAGDLDQLAQVFTNLIENAIKYGRKDGKVAVSVFRMPVFPAFKGAAICVSVQDDGPGIPGHHLSRLTERFYRVDNHRSRELGGTGLGLAIVKHIINRHRGRLRIESDEGQGSKFSVLLRDDL, from the coding sequence ATGGTTGCGCACAGCATGCTGGATGCATTGCCCATCCCGGCGATCTTCATCGGCGAAGACAGTCGTATTCGGCGTTCCAACGAGCAGGCAAGGGTCTTGCTGAATATGCAAATCGACGGTCGCCACTATGTGACTGCGCTACGCCAGCCATCTCTTTTGGAGCAGATTGAAAAGTCCATGACCGAGGGTGTTGGCGGCCAAGTCGACTTTCTACACACCGAAGCTGGACGAGAAGTCGTCTACGAAGTTCATCTTGGGCGGATCATCACAGATGACGCCCGTGAAAATGGCGTTCTTCTGTCCTTCATGGACGTCAAATCGCATGAAGAGGCTGGCCAGATGCGGTCTGATTTCGTTGCAAATGTCAGCCACGAGCTCCGCACTCCGCTGACGGCACTGACCGGATTTATCGAAACACTGCGTGGTCCTGCGCGCGATGATGAAGAAGCACGGGATCGGTTTCTGGGCATTATGGCAACCGAAGGCAAGCGCATGAATCGATTGGTCGCCGATCTTCTGTCGCTAAGTCGGGTCGAAGATATGGCGCGTATTCGTCCTGCCAATAGCGTAGACCTTTGCGCTGTGCTGAATTCGGTGCGCAATGCGTTGTCGCAAACCGCCGATGCCCGGGGCGTTTCCGTGTCCATTGAGACAGAACTTGAGCCCCCGGTTCTGGTTGCAGGCGATCTGGACCAATTGGCTCAGGTTTTCACAAACTTGATCGAGAACGCGATCAAATATGGCCGTAAGGACGGGAAGGTAGCGGTCTCGGTCTTTCGGATGCCGGTGTTTCCCGCCTTTAAAGGCGCTGCAATTTGCGTGTCTGTTCAAGATGATGGACCGGGAATTCCGGGGCATCACCTATCGCGATTGACCGAACGGTTTTATCGCGTCGACAACCACCGCTCGCGCGAATTGGGTGGGACCGGGCTGGGGTTGGCGATTGTGAAGCACATCATCAATCGCCATCGCGGGCGCTTGCGGATTGAAAGCGACGAAGGGCAGGGCAGCAAGTTCTCGGTTTTGTTGCGTGACGATCTTTAA
- a CDS encoding DUF6477 family protein — MTTTIDMLKTLRRPRLLVRAARFGLSEYNRDKDLRKLMKTSSTPSPTQAVDGLLVAEAQLEHTRKSGDASYSCAQHVEVLIALLAELQLLPRSNQQA; from the coding sequence ATGACTACAACCATCGACATGCTGAAAACCCTACGCCGTCCCCGCCTTCTGGTTCGCGCTGCGCGGTTTGGCTTGAGCGAGTACAATCGTGACAAGGATCTGAGAAAGCTGATGAAAACGTCTTCGACTCCCTCACCCACCCAAGCGGTAGACGGATTGCTGGTGGCCGAGGCTCAACTGGAACACACGCGCAAATCAGGGGATGCGTCTTATTCCTGCGCGCAACACGTAGAAGTGTTGATCGCGCTTCTTGCTGAACTGCAATTGCTTCCACGAAGCAACCAACAGGCATAG